A single genomic interval of Streptomyces sp. BA2 harbors:
- a CDS encoding DUF937 domain-containing protein: protein MNEESPETTPEASLKKDVLDELGDDKLQEIAGLLGTDAAGAQDVVATTVTALSGNLQEKAEDPAEAAEVQQAFAEASPPQGIAGFGGFGGLAAGGMLSGVLTKMSRPVANAVAKKTGLPAASVTRVIELLIPVLLTVLTKRARKSGTGTGTGTGTGSAGGGIGDLLSQILGGRKR from the coding sequence ATGAACGAAGAATCACCCGAAACTACGCCCGAAGCCTCGCTGAAGAAGGACGTCCTCGACGAACTCGGTGACGACAAGCTTCAGGAGATCGCGGGGCTTCTCGGTACGGACGCGGCGGGGGCGCAGGACGTGGTGGCGACCACGGTGACCGCGCTTTCGGGGAACCTCCAGGAGAAGGCGGAGGATCCCGCGGAGGCGGCGGAGGTCCAACAGGCGTTCGCCGAGGCGTCGCCTCCACAGGGGATCGCCGGGTTCGGGGGGTTCGGAGGGCTGGCGGCGGGCGGGATGCTTTCCGGGGTGCTGACGAAGATGAGCAGGCCGGTGGCGAATGCGGTGGCGAAGAAGACGGGGCTGCCGGCGGCTTCGGTGACGCGGGTGATCGAGCTGCTGATTCCGGTGCTGCTGACGGTGCTGACGAAGCGGGCGCGGAAGTCGGGTACGGGGACGGGTACAGGTACGGGCACGGGATCCGCCGGGGGCGGAATCGGCGACCTCCTGAGCCAAATCCTGGGCGGCAGGAAGAGGTAG
- the recD2 gene encoding SF1B family DNA helicase RecD2 translates to MSSAAAAKAAVVEGVLERITYANEENGYTVARVDTGRGSGDLLTVVGALLGAQAGESLRMEGRWGSHAQYGKQFTVENYTTILPATIQGIRRYLGSGLIKGIGPVMADRITTHFGVDTLDIIEKEPKRLVEVPGLGPKRTKMIAAAWEEQKAIKEVMVFLQGVGVSTSIAVRIYKKYADASISIVKNEPYRLAADVWGIGFLTADRIAQSVGIPHDSPERVKAGLQYALSQSTDQGNCYLPEERLIADAVKLLQVDTGLVIDCLAQLATEDEGVVRESVPGPDGEEDVTAVYLVPFHRAELSLSAQLLRLLRASDDRLSAFQDVDWGKALAWLATRTGADLAPEQEAAVRLALTQKAAVLTGGPGCGKSFTVRSIVELARAKKAKVVLAAPTGRAAKRLAELTGAEASTVHRLLELKPGGDAAYDKDRPLDADLVVVDEASMLDLLLANKLVKAVAPGAHLLFVGDVDQLPSVGAGEVLRDMLSEQSPLPAVRLTHIFRQAKQSGVVTNAHRINSGVPPITQGLSDFFLFVEDETEDAGRVTVDVAARRIPAKFGLDPRRDVQVLAPMHRGPAGAGNLNGLLQQAITPSRPDVPEKRFGGRVFRVGDKVTQIRNNYEKGQNGVFNGTVGVVTSLDSDEQRLTVLTDEDEEIPYDFDELDELTHAYAVTIHRSQGSEYPAVVIPVTTGAWMMLQRNLLYTAVTRAKKLVVLVGSRKALGQAVRTVSAGRRCTALDFRLGGGRGKF, encoded by the coding sequence ATGTCGAGTGCAGCAGCGGCGAAAGCCGCAGTGGTCGAGGGAGTCCTGGAGCGGATCACCTACGCCAACGAGGAGAACGGGTACACGGTCGCCCGCGTGGACACGGGCCGCGGCAGCGGCGATCTCCTCACCGTCGTAGGCGCACTGCTGGGCGCGCAGGCAGGCGAATCCCTCCGCATGGAGGGCCGCTGGGGCTCCCACGCCCAGTACGGCAAGCAGTTCACAGTGGAGAACTACACCACCATCCTCCCCGCCACCATCCAAGGCATCCGCCGCTATCTCGGCTCAGGCCTCATCAAGGGCATCGGCCCCGTCATGGCCGACCGCATCACCACCCACTTCGGCGTGGACACCCTCGACATCATCGAGAAGGAACCCAAGCGCCTCGTCGAAGTCCCCGGCCTCGGCCCCAAACGCACCAAGATGATCGCCGCGGCCTGGGAGGAACAGAAGGCCATCAAGGAGGTGATGGTCTTCCTGCAAGGCGTGGGCGTCTCCACCTCCATCGCCGTCCGCATCTACAAGAAGTACGCGGACGCCTCCATCTCCATAGTGAAGAACGAGCCCTATCGCCTCGCCGCGGACGTCTGGGGCATCGGCTTCCTCACCGCGGACCGCATCGCCCAGTCCGTCGGCATCCCGCACGACAGCCCGGAACGGGTCAAGGCCGGCCTGCAGTACGCACTCTCCCAGTCCACCGACCAGGGCAACTGCTATCTCCCGGAGGAGCGCCTCATCGCGGACGCGGTGAAGCTGCTCCAGGTGGACACGGGCCTGGTCATCGACTGCCTGGCGCAACTGGCCACGGAGGACGAAGGCGTCGTACGCGAGAGCGTCCCCGGCCCCGACGGGGAAGAGGACGTCACCGCCGTCTATCTCGTCCCCTTCCACCGCGCGGAACTCTCCCTCTCCGCCCAGCTCCTGCGCCTCCTGAGGGCTTCGGACGACCGCCTGTCCGCCTTCCAGGACGTCGACTGGGGCAAGGCACTCGCCTGGCTCGCCACCCGTACGGGCGCCGACCTCGCCCCCGAGCAGGAAGCGGCCGTCAGGCTCGCGCTGACGCAGAAGGCAGCCGTCCTCACCGGAGGCCCCGGCTGCGGCAAGTCCTTCACGGTCCGGTCCATCGTGGAGCTGGCCCGCGCGAAGAAGGCCAAGGTCGTCCTCGCCGCCCCCACGGGCCGTGCCGCCAAACGCCTCGCCGAGCTCACCGGGGCCGAGGCCTCCACCGTCCACCGCCTCCTGGAGCTGAAGCCAGGAGGCGACGCCGCCTACGACAAGGACCGGCCGCTCGACGCCGACCTCGTCGTGGTCGACGAGGCGTCCATGCTGGACCTGCTCCTGGCCAACAAGCTGGTGAAGGCCGTCGCCCCCGGCGCCCACCTCCTGTTCGTCGGAGACGTGGACCAGCTGCCGAGCGTCGGCGCCGGCGAGGTCCTGCGGGACATGCTCAGCGAGCAGAGCCCTCTCCCCGCGGTCCGGCTCACCCACATCTTCCGCCAGGCCAAGCAGTCCGGCGTCGTCACGAACGCCCACCGCATCAACTCCGGGGTACCGCCCATCACCCAGGGGCTCTCGGACTTCTTCCTCTTCGTGGAAGACGAGACCGAGGACGCGGGACGGGTCACCGTCGACGTGGCGGCGCGCCGCATTCCGGCCAAGTTCGGCCTCGACCCGCGCCGTGACGTCCAGGTGCTCGCGCCCATGCACCGCGGCCCCGCGGGCGCGGGGAACCTGAACGGCCTGCTCCAGCAGGCCATCACCCCGAGCAGACCCGACGTACCGGAGAAGCGCTTCGGCGGCCGGGTGTTCCGCGTCGGCGACAAGGTCACCCAGATCCGCAACAACTACGAGAAGGGGCAGAACGGCGTCTTCAATGGCACCGTCGGAGTAGTCACCTCGCTCGACTCCGACGAGCAGCGGCTCACGGTCCTGACGGACGAGGACGAGGAGATTCCGTACGACTTCGATGAACTGGACGAACTGACGCACGCGTACGCGGTCACCATCCACCGCTCCCAGGGCAGTGAGTATCCGGCGGTGGTGATCCCCGTGACCACGGGCGCGTGGATGATGCTCCAGCGGAACCTGCTCTACACGGCGGTCACGCGCGCCAAGAAGCTGGTCGTCCTGGTCGGTTCGCGCAAGGCTCTGGGACAAGCGGTGCGCACGGTCTCCGCGGGCAGACGCTGTACGGCCCTGGATTTCCGGCTCGGCGGAGGCCGTGGGAAATTTTGA
- a CDS encoding dihydrodipicolinate synthase family protein yields the protein MTLLLPREDGTTRPYEPREAPSQVPPGSGTPLTSRTVFSAAHVVADPYADVSPDSPAAVDWDATLAFRRHLWAQGLGVAEAMDTAQRGMGLDWKGAAELIRRSAAEAKAEGGKIACGAGTDQLTGAADLLTVRTAYEEQLALVESSGAQPILMASRALAAVATSPDDYLETYGHLLRQASEPVILHWLGPMFDPALTGYWGSEDLDAATETFLEVIAAHPDKVDGIKISLLDPGREIALRRRLPDGVRCYTGDDFNYPELIAGDEQGFSHALLGIFDPLAPLAAEAVRALDTGDSKAFRARLDPTVELSRHLFQPPTRFYKTGVVFLAWLAGHQTHFTMVGGFQSARSLPHLCHAYELADGLGLFPDPLLAESRMKSLLTTYGVQQ from the coding sequence ATGACGCTCCTGCTCCCGCGCGAGGACGGCACCACGCGCCCGTACGAGCCCCGTGAGGCGCCCTCGCAGGTGCCGCCCGGAAGCGGCACGCCCCTCACCTCCCGCACGGTCTTCTCGGCGGCACACGTGGTGGCGGACCCCTACGCCGACGTGTCCCCGGACTCCCCGGCGGCCGTCGACTGGGACGCGACCCTCGCCTTCCGCCGCCATCTGTGGGCGCAGGGCCTGGGGGTGGCCGAGGCGATGGACACGGCGCAACGCGGAATGGGCCTGGACTGGAAGGGCGCCGCGGAACTGATCAGGCGTTCGGCGGCGGAGGCGAAGGCGGAGGGCGGCAAGATCGCCTGCGGCGCGGGCACGGACCAACTGACGGGCGCCGCGGACCTGCTGACGGTCCGCACCGCGTACGAGGAACAGCTGGCCCTGGTCGAGTCGAGCGGCGCGCAGCCGATCCTGATGGCGTCGAGGGCGCTCGCCGCCGTCGCCACGTCGCCGGACGACTATCTGGAGACGTACGGACACCTCCTGCGTCAGGCGAGCGAGCCGGTGATCCTGCACTGGCTCGGCCCGATGTTCGACCCGGCGCTCACCGGCTACTGGGGCAGCGAGGACCTGGACGCGGCGACCGAGACCTTCCTGGAGGTCATCGCCGCGCACCCCGACAAGGTCGACGGCATCAAGATCTCCCTCCTCGACCCCGGGCGCGAGATCGCCCTGCGCCGCCGCCTCCCGGACGGCGTCCGCTGCTACACGGGTGACGACTTCAACTACCCCGAGCTGATCGCGGGCGACGAGCAGGGCTTCAGCCACGCCCTGCTCGGCATCTTCGACCCGCTGGCTCCGCTGGCGGCGGAGGCGGTGCGCGCGCTGGACACCGGCGACTCCAAGGCGTTCCGTGCCCGCCTCGACCCCACGGTCGAACTCTCCCGCCACCTCTTCCAACCCCCCACCCGCTTCTACAAGACGGGTGTGGTGTTCCTGGCATGGCTCGCGGGCCACCAGACCCACTTCACGATGGTGGGGGGCTTCCAGTCGGCGAGGTCGCTGCCGCACTTGTGCCACGCCTACGAACTGGCGGACGGCCTTGGCCTGTTCCCGGACCCGCTCCTCGCCGAGTCCCGGATGAAGTCCCTGCTCACCACGTACGGAGTCCAGCAATGA
- a CDS encoding helix-turn-helix domain-containing protein, which yields MGGWEVALAAPHPRLRPGVISYRGFRLALGRPRRRLEVPIGAVTLMFGFEQPVRISGLAGSGRSRQEPVTLVSVLSGLDTTPVLGEHDGHLAGIEVLLAPWAAFTLFGTALHEVADRSLDPDALGVRPGPGRWGSIAELSAALGALPSWSARFALLDDVFARWSVAGPPSCGRTVRAWAELVRTRGAAPVGHIADEVGWSVRQLENRFREQIGIGPKAAGRVLRLQRARRMLVAGRTQAETAAACGFYDQAHLSGEFRAMTGCTPRQFAAVRRTLLAPSGGPPSADRLADEPTSLVLA from the coding sequence GTGGGCGGCTGGGAGGTCGCGCTCGCTGCCCCGCACCCCCGGCTGCGGCCCGGGGTCATCAGCTACCGCGGGTTCCGGCTCGCGCTCGGCCGGCCGCGGCGCAGGCTGGAGGTGCCGATCGGTGCGGTGACGCTGATGTTCGGCTTCGAGCAGCCGGTGCGGATATCGGGGCTCGCGGGGTCGGGCCGTTCGCGGCAGGAGCCGGTGACGCTGGTCTCGGTGCTCTCGGGGCTCGACACGACGCCGGTGCTCGGCGAGCACGACGGCCACCTCGCGGGCATCGAGGTACTGCTCGCCCCCTGGGCCGCGTTCACCCTCTTCGGCACCGCCCTGCACGAAGTGGCCGACCGGAGCCTCGACCCGGACGCGCTCGGGGTCCGGCCGGGCCCCGGCCGCTGGGGCAGCATCGCCGAACTCTCGGCGGCGCTCGGCGCGCTGCCCTCGTGGTCAGCCCGTTTCGCCCTCCTGGACGACGTCTTCGCCCGCTGGTCCGTGGCCGGGCCGCCGTCCTGCGGCCGGACGGTGCGGGCGTGGGCCGAGCTGGTGCGCACCCGGGGCGCCGCCCCCGTAGGGCACATCGCCGATGAGGTGGGCTGGAGCGTACGGCAGCTGGAGAACCGCTTCCGGGAGCAGATCGGCATCGGGCCCAAGGCCGCGGGCCGGGTCCTGCGGCTCCAGCGGGCGCGGCGGATGCTGGTGGCGGGGCGCACGCAGGCGGAGACCGCCGCGGCCTGCGGTTTCTACGACCAGGCGCATCTGAGCGGCGAGTTCAGGGCCATGACGGGCTGCACGCCCCGCCAGTTCGCGGCGGTCCGGCGCACCCTCCTGGCCCCGAGCGGCGGGCCACCGTCGGCCGACCGGCTCGCGGATGAGCCGACGAGCCTGGTCCTCGCCTGA
- a CDS encoding heavy-metal-associated domain-containing protein, whose protein sequence is MSAQTELPQAETTGSCCSPSGSCHSDGAAGTPQGAVTTVYEVTGMTCGHCEGAVSSEISELAGVSSVKAVASTGLVTVVSEAPLDEAAVRAAVDEAGYELAGVSKA, encoded by the coding sequence ATGAGCGCCCAGACCGAGCTCCCGCAGGCCGAGACCACCGGCTCCTGCTGCTCCCCCAGCGGTTCCTGCCACTCCGACGGCGCCGCAGGGACGCCGCAGGGCGCCGTGACGACCGTGTACGAGGTGACCGGCATGACCTGTGGTCACTGCGAGGGTGCCGTCAGCAGTGAGATCTCGGAGCTCGCCGGCGTCAGCTCCGTCAAGGCGGTGGCCTCCACGGGCCTGGTGACCGTGGTCTCCGAGGCCCCGCTCGACGAGGCCGCGGTCCGCGCCGCGGTCGACGAGGCGGGTTACGAACTCGCCGGTGTCAGCAAGGCCTGA
- a CDS encoding sugar phosphate isomerase/epimerase family protein — MSESESEALARFSINQMTVKQLSLPELVAACGDLGITGVGLWREPVRSYGLERTAKLMRDAGLTVTTLCRGGFLTAIEPHARVRAVDDNRAAIDEAATLGTDTLVLVSGGLPEGSKDLHGARGRIAEALAELAPYAASRGVRLAIEPLHPMFASDRCVVSTLAQALDLAERFPASQVGVCVDTYHVWWDDTAPAQIDRAGRGGRLHAFQLADWVTPLPEGVLNGRGQLGEGSVDLRSWRTLVEGAGYGGPIEVELFNEPLWSRNGHEVLSETVRNYLRHG; from the coding sequence ATGAGCGAGAGCGAGAGCGAGGCCCTGGCGCGCTTCTCCATCAACCAGATGACGGTCAAGCAGCTGTCGCTGCCGGAACTGGTCGCGGCGTGCGGCGACTTGGGCATCACGGGGGTCGGCCTCTGGCGAGAGCCGGTCCGGTCGTACGGCCTTGAACGGACCGCCAAGCTGATGCGTGACGCGGGCCTGACGGTCACCACGCTCTGCCGAGGCGGCTTCCTGACGGCGATCGAGCCGCACGCGCGCGTGCGGGCCGTCGACGACAACAGGGCGGCGATCGACGAGGCGGCGACGCTGGGTACGGACACGCTGGTGCTGGTCTCGGGCGGCTTGCCCGAGGGCAGCAAGGACTTGCACGGAGCGAGGGGGCGGATCGCCGAGGCGCTGGCGGAGCTGGCCCCGTACGCGGCCTCGCGGGGGGTCCGCCTGGCCATCGAACCCCTCCACCCCATGTTCGCGTCGGACCGCTGCGTGGTCTCCACGCTGGCTCAGGCGCTGGACCTGGCGGAGCGCTTTCCGGCTTCCCAGGTCGGGGTCTGCGTCGACACGTACCACGTGTGGTGGGACGACACGGCTCCCGCGCAGATCGACCGGGCGGGGCGGGGCGGGCGCCTCCACGCGTTCCAACTGGCGGACTGGGTGACGCCGTTGCCGGAGGGCGTACTGAACGGCCGGGGCCAGCTGGGGGAGGGCTCGGTCGACCTGCGGTCGTGGCGGACCTTGGTGGAGGGGGCGGGCTACGGGGGCCCGATCGAGGTGGAGCTCTTCAACGAGCCCCTGTGGTCGAGGAACGGCCACGAAGTCCTGTCGGAAACGGTACGGAACTACTTGCGGCACGGGTGA
- a CDS encoding citrate synthase, producing the protein MSDNSVVLRYGDGEYTYPVIDSTVGDKGFDIGKLRAQTGLVTLDSGYGNTAAYKSAITYLDGEQGILRYRGYPIEQLAERSTFTEVAYLLINGELPKVDELASFKNEITQHTLLHEDVKRFYDGFPRDAHPMAMLSSVVSALSTFYQDSHNPFDEKQRHLSTIRLLAKLPTIAAYAYKKSVGHPVVYPSNDLGYVENFLRMTFSVPAADYELDPVVVSALDKLLILHADHEQNCSTSTVRLVGSSQANMFASISAGISALWGPLHGGANQSVLEMLEGIKQDGGDVDTFIRKVKNKEDGVKLMGFGHRVYKNFDPRAKIIKAAAHDVLSALGKDDELLDIALKLEEHALADDYFVERKLYPNVDFYTGLIYRAMGFPTEMFTVLFALGRLPGWIAQWHEMIKEPGSRIGRPRQIYTGEVLRDFVPVEGR; encoded by the coding sequence GTGAGCGACAACTCTGTAGTACTGCGGTACGGCGATGGCGAGTACACCTACCCGGTGATCGATTCGACTGTCGGCGACAAGGGCTTCGACATCGGGAAGCTCCGCGCCCAGACCGGTCTGGTGACCCTGGACAGCGGCTATGGCAACACCGCCGCCTATAAATCCGCCATCACCTATCTCGACGGCGAGCAGGGCATCCTCCGGTACCGCGGCTACCCGATCGAGCAGCTGGCCGAGCGCTCCACCTTCACCGAGGTGGCGTACCTTCTGATCAACGGCGAACTGCCGAAGGTCGACGAGCTCGCCAGCTTCAAGAACGAGATCACGCAGCACACCCTGCTGCACGAGGACGTCAAGCGGTTCTACGACGGCTTCCCGCGTGACGCCCACCCGATGGCGATGCTGTCGTCCGTGGTCAGCGCGCTGTCGACGTTCTACCAGGACAGCCACAACCCGTTCGACGAGAAGCAGCGTCACCTTTCGACGATCCGCCTTCTCGCCAAGCTTCCGACGATCGCGGCGTACGCCTACAAGAAGTCCGTGGGCCACCCGGTCGTCTACCCGAGCAACGACCTCGGTTACGTCGAGAACTTCCTGCGCATGACGTTCTCCGTGCCGGCCGCGGACTATGAACTCGACCCGGTCGTCGTCTCCGCGCTCGACAAGCTCCTGATCCTGCACGCGGACCACGAGCAGAACTGTTCGACCTCCACCGTGCGTCTGGTGGGCTCCTCGCAGGCGAACATGTTCGCCTCGATCTCCGCCGGCATCTCGGCCCTCTGGGGCCCGCTGCACGGTGGCGCCAACCAGTCCGTCCTGGAGATGCTCGAGGGCATCAAGCAGGACGGCGGCGACGTCGACACCTTCATCCGCAAGGTGAAGAACAAGGAAGACGGCGTGAAGCTCATGGGCTTCGGGCACCGCGTCTACAAGAACTTCGACCCCCGGGCGAAGATCATCAAGGCTGCGGCGCACGACGTCCTCTCGGCTCTCGGCAAGGACGACGAGCTGCTCGACATCGCGCTCAAGCTCGAAGAGCACGCGCTGGCCGACGACTACTTCGTCGAGCGCAAGCTGTACCCGAACGTGGACTTCTACACGGGTCTCATCTACCGCGCGATGGGCTTCCCCACCGAGATGTTCACCGTGCTGTTCGCGCTCGGCCGCCTTCCCGGCTGGATCGCGCAGTGGCACGAGATGATCAAGGAGCCGGGATCCCGCATCGGGCGCCCGCGCCAGATCTACACCGGTGAGGTCCTGCGGGACTTCGTCCCGGTCGAGGGTCGCTGA
- a CDS encoding helix-turn-helix transcriptional regulator, translated as MTDRRLWSYKDIAAHIRVQPDTVRSYRKHGLLPAPDHVESGKPYWYADTIRAWVAARPRNRGRRD; from the coding sequence ATGACGGACCGAAGGCTCTGGTCGTACAAGGACATCGCCGCACACATCCGGGTGCAGCCCGACACCGTGCGCTCCTACCGCAAGCACGGCTTGCTGCCCGCGCCCGACCACGTGGAGTCCGGCAAGCCCTACTGGTACGCGGACACCATCCGCGCCTGGGTCGCCGCGAGGCCGCGCAACCGCGGGCGCAGAGACTGA
- a CDS encoding heavy metal translocating P-type ATPase, which produces MNEVELAVGGMTCASCSARIEKKLNRVEGVTASVNLATEKAKVSYAEGVEVAQLIATVEKLGYSAREIVPPPPEPEAPATTADITEPDTLRQRLIGSALLSLPVVLLAMIPALQFDNWQWLSLTLAAPVVVWGGFPFHKAAFTNLRHGAATMDTLVSVGTLAAFGWSLWALFIGDAGMPGMRHGFEFTVSRADAASTLYLEVAAGVITFILLGRWLEARAKRKAGSALHALLELGAKEAAVLRNGAEVRVPVARLVVGDRFVVRPGETVATDGTVVDGASAVDVSMLTGESVPVDVTAGDAVTGATTNVSGRLVVEATRVGSDTQLARMAKLVEDAQTGKARVQRLADRIAGIFVPVVLMIATATLGGWLGATGDVTAAFTAAVAVLIIACPCALGLATPTALMVGTGRGAQLGILIKGPEVLESTRRVDTVVLDKTGTVTTGRMTLRDVYAAGETEEKELLRLAGALEHGSEHPVARAVAAGAAAELGIEVGALPAVEGFENVAGSGVRGTVEGHVVLVGRERLLADAGVEGLTSVAALKAEAEAAGRTAVLVAWDGVARGVLTVADAVKDTSADAVRELRALGLTPVLLTGDNEAVAQAVAKAVGIGADAVYAEVLPEDKVDVVRRLRDEGKVVAMVGDGVNDAAALATADLGLAMGTGTDAAIEASDLTLVRGDLRGAADAIRLSRKTLATIKGNLFWAFGYNVAALPLAAAGLLNPMIAGAAMAFSSVFVVTNSLRLRTFT; this is translated from the coding sequence ATGAACGAAGTCGAACTCGCCGTCGGCGGAATGACCTGCGCCTCCTGCTCCGCCCGCATCGAGAAGAAGCTGAACCGCGTGGAGGGCGTGACCGCGTCGGTCAATCTCGCCACGGAGAAGGCGAAGGTCTCGTACGCGGAAGGGGTCGAGGTCGCGCAGCTGATCGCGACGGTCGAGAAGCTGGGCTACAGCGCGCGGGAGATCGTGCCGCCTCCGCCCGAGCCGGAGGCGCCGGCCACCACCGCCGACATCACCGAGCCGGACACCCTGCGCCAGCGCCTCATCGGCTCGGCGCTCCTTTCGCTGCCCGTCGTCCTGCTCGCGATGATCCCCGCGCTCCAGTTCGACAACTGGCAGTGGCTCTCGCTGACCCTGGCGGCGCCCGTCGTGGTCTGGGGCGGGTTCCCCTTCCACAAGGCGGCGTTCACGAACCTGCGGCACGGCGCGGCGACCATGGACACCCTGGTGTCGGTGGGCACGCTCGCCGCGTTCGGCTGGTCGCTGTGGGCGCTCTTCATCGGGGACGCGGGGATGCCGGGGATGCGGCACGGCTTCGAGTTCACGGTGTCGCGTGCCGACGCCGCCTCGACGCTCTACCTCGAAGTGGCCGCGGGCGTCATCACGTTCATCCTGCTCGGCCGCTGGCTGGAGGCCCGCGCCAAGCGGAAGGCGGGCTCGGCCCTGCACGCCCTGCTCGAACTGGGCGCCAAGGAAGCGGCCGTGCTGCGGAACGGCGCGGAGGTCCGCGTGCCGGTCGCGCGTCTCGTGGTCGGCGACCGTTTCGTCGTACGCCCCGGGGAGACCGTCGCGACCGACGGCACCGTCGTCGACGGCGCCTCCGCGGTCGACGTCTCGATGCTGACCGGAGAGTCCGTTCCGGTGGACGTGACCGCGGGCGACGCGGTGACCGGGGCGACCACGAACGTCTCGGGGCGGCTCGTCGTCGAGGCCACGCGCGTCGGCTCCGACACCCAACTGGCCAGGATGGCGAAGCTCGTCGAGGACGCGCAGACCGGCAAGGCCCGGGTGCAGCGCCTGGCCGACCGGATCGCCGGGATCTTCGTGCCGGTGGTCCTGATGATCGCCACCGCCACGCTCGGCGGCTGGCTCGGCGCCACCGGCGACGTGACCGCGGCCTTCACCGCGGCCGTCGCCGTCCTGATCATCGCCTGCCCGTGTGCCCTCGGCCTCGCGACCCCGACCGCCCTGATGGTCGGCACCGGGCGCGGCGCGCAGCTCGGCATCCTCATCAAGGGCCCCGAAGTCCTCGAATCCACGCGCCGCGTTGACACCGTCGTCCTGGACAAGACCGGGACGGTGACGACGGGGCGCATGACGCTTCGGGACGTGTACGCCGCCGGGGAGACCGAGGAGAAGGAGTTGCTGCGGCTCGCGGGCGCCCTGGAGCACGGCTCCGAGCATCCCGTCGCGCGGGCCGTCGCGGCGGGCGCCGCCGCGGAGTTGGGGATCGAGGTGGGCGCGCTGCCCGCCGTGGAGGGGTTCGAGAACGTCGCGGGGTCGGGCGTGCGCGGCACGGTGGAAGGGCACGTGGTGCTCGTGGGCCGTGAGCGGCTGCTCGCGGACGCGGGGGTCGAGGGGCTCACTTCGGTGGCCGCGCTGAAGGCGGAGGCCGAGGCGGCGGGACGTACGGCCGTGCTGGTCGCCTGGGACGGCGTGGCGCGCGGGGTCCTCACCGTCGCCGACGCCGTCAAGGACACCAGCGCCGACGCGGTGCGCGAGCTGCGTGCCCTGGGGCTGACGCCCGTGCTGCTCACCGGGGACAACGAGGCCGTCGCCCAGGCGGTGGCGAAGGCCGTCGGCATCGGGGCGGACGCCGTGTACGCCGAGGTCCTGCCCGAGGACAAGGTCGATGTCGTACGGCGGCTGCGGGACGAGGGCAAGGTCGTCGCGATGGTCGGGGACGGGGTCAACGACGCGGCCGCGCTCGCCACCGCCGATCTGGGCCTCGCGATGGGCACGGGCACGGACGCGGCCATCGAGGCGAGCGATCTGACGCTGGTGCGCGGGGACTTGCGCGGGGCGGCCGACGCGATCAGGCTCTCCCGTAAGACCCTCGCCACGATCAAGGGCAATCTCTTCTGGGCCTTCGGTTACAACGTCGCCGCGCTGCCGCTCGCCGCGGCCGGGCTCCTGAACCCGATGATCGCGGGCGCCGCGATGGCGTTCTCCTCGGTCTTCGTCGTGACCAACAGCCTTCGCCTCAGGACTTTTACATAG